The following are encoded in a window of Peromyscus eremicus chromosome 12, PerEre_H2_v1, whole genome shotgun sequence genomic DNA:
- the Muc20 gene encoding mucin-20 has translation MGSVWVLAVPLLFSCWKAGVTASSAGLSSGSSAPLMTTNNMEVPAFTQRDRPSSEGAFQTTHLTQDVPPDTLTLSTEIASSTLTATSTSSEVSSRDTQTISPVTETGKTQTTFLTASTLDIYTTSLTASTLDIHTTSPATSTLDIQTTSPTASTLDIQTTPPTSSTLDIHTTSPTSSTLDIHTTSPTSSTLDIQTTSPTASTLDIQTTSPTSPTLDIQTTSPTSSTLDIQTTSPTSPILNIQTTSPVASTLETQTSSLIAFTIDTQATSPAASTLNTQTTSPGASTLDTQTTFPATEALENQTIFPVDSTLKTQTISSVTETRTLAIRVPSNFTVMHPIPTDTSATQGSPRTGMSTVKTGTLSGPIGAVIGTLCIDDSSEEVRKITIDLLTLAHTSTEAEHLSSDSSSSSDSSAGVLTSSQVLGSDIATPAKDLVAFSITQIKLTACITEIETSVITSDTNNSPTGATALSTSETLTLPQSPEAKPLSPKTTSSPGTPSTAGTSTLATTLEGTPPISGVTERETTVVQTPTSRVTSGTVSTNPLKETSTLSTVTQWHTEVLGTTTVPRATGSTTGEATSFTTSSTSDNSPSAGVTTKSSTTSETLSSLAKTTASPKTSMEPLTSTPTAAWTRTTKHDPGEDGGSLLVRLSVASPEDLTEPKAVEKLMDQLSCELRTHMPLVQVSLLSVRRG, from the exons ATGGGCTCTGTCTGGGTCCTAGCTGTACCTCTTCTTTTCTCCTGCTGGAAGGCTggagtcactgccagctctgCAG GCCTGAGCAGCGGCAGTTCAGCCCCTTTGATGACAACCAACAATATGGAAGTGCCTGCCTTTACTCAAAGGGACAGGCCCAGCTCAGAGGGGGCTTTCCAGACCACTCACCTGACTCAGGATGTTCCTCCAGACACTTTAACTCTGAGCACTGAAATTGCTTCTAGTACCTTAACTGCAACCAGTACCAGTTCAGAAGTCAGTTCCAGGGACACCCAGACCATCTCTCCTGTAACAGAGACTGGGAAGACACAGACTACCTTCCTTACAGCATCAACCCTGGATATTTACACCACCTCCCTTACAGCATCAACCCTAGATATTCACACCACCTCCCCTGCAACATCAACCCTAGATATTCAGACCACCTCCCCTACAGCATCAACCCTGGATATTCAGACCACCCCCCCTACATCATCAACCCTAGATATTCACACCACCTCCCCTACATCATCAACCCTGGATATTCACACCACCTCCCCTACATCATCAACCCTAGATATACAGACCACCTCCCCTACAGCATCAACCCTAGATATTCAGACCACCTCCCCTACATCACCAACCCTGGATATTCAGACCACCTCCCCTACATCATCAACCCTAGATATTCAGACCACTTCCCCTACATCACCAATCCTAAATATTCAGACCACCTCCCCTGTAGCATCAACCCTGGAGACCCAGACTTCTTCCCTCATAGCATTTACCATAGATACACAGGCCACTTCTCCTGCGGCATCAACCCTAAATACTCAGACCACCTCCCCTGGAGCATCCACCCTGGATACCCAGACCACTTTCCCTGCAACAGAGGCCCTAGAGAACCAGACTATTTTCCCTGTTGATTCGACCCTAAAAACCCAGACCATTTCCTCTGTAACAGAGACCAGAACTCTTGCAATAAGAGTACCTTCCAACTTCACGGTCATGCATCCCATCCCTACGGACACTTCGGCTACACAGGGCAGCCCCAGAACTGGAATGAGCACTGTCAAGACTGGCACACTGAGTGGTCCCATAGGAGCCGTCATTGGCACCCTTTGTATCGATGACAGCTCAGAAGAGGTGAGGAAGATCACAATTGACCTCTTAACCTTGGCACACACCTCCACAGAAGCTGAACACCTGTCCTCAGACAGCAGTTCCTCCTCGGACAGCTCAGCTGGCGTCCTCACCAGCTCACAGGTCCTGGGGTCCGATATTGCCACCCCAGCCAAGGACTTGGTTGCCTTCAGCATCACCCAGATTAAGCTCACCGCCtgcatcacagaaatagaaacctctGTCATCACCTCAGACACTAACAACAGCCCTACAGGAGCAACAGCCTTGTCCACTTCTGAGACGCTCACTTTGCCTCAATCCCCCGAGGCAAAACCACTTAGCCCCAAGACCACAAGCTCACCTGGAACCCCGTCAACAGCTGGCACCTCAACCCTTGCCACCACCCTTGAGGGCACGCCCCCTATTAGTGGCgtcacagaaagagaaacaacaGTGGTTCAGACTCCAACCTCCAGAGTCACTTCAGGGACAGTCAGTACGAACCCACTGAAAGAGACCTCAACACTCTCTACAGTGACACAATGGCACACTGAGGTCTTGGGAACAACTACCGTCCCCAGGGCTACTGGGTCAACAACGGGAGAAGCAACCTCCTTCACTACTTCCTCAACTTCAGACAACAGTCCCTCAGCAGGGGTCACCACCAAGAGCTCTACTACCTCAGAGACTTTAAGCTCCTTAGCCAAGACCACAGCCTCACCAAAGACCTCAATGGAGCCCCTAACATCTACACCCACTGCTGCTTGGACAAGGACCACAAAACACGATCCTG